One part of the Candida albicans SC5314 chromosome R, complete sequence genome encodes these proteins:
- the HXT5 gene encoding Hxt5p (Putative sugar transporter; induced by ciclopirox olamine; Snf3-induced; alkaline repressed; colony morphology-related gene regulation by Ssn6; possibly essential gene), producing MSSVSSENNSGLFGTDVYDETKENKPKYEHEEGLEFGSDFDFDGEFEKYAAMGAAEKQSGAWMTNFKNLEFPLGVSPSVLVQTLGIFAAFCGILSGVDQSLISGASIGMDKSLHFNSHENSLVSSLMPLGAVAGSILLTPLQRFGRKKALMASCILYTIGAILCAAAPIPKELADGTFNNHRSRDVMYAGRFILGIGVGIEGGGVGVYISESVPSNKRGSLVSLYQLSIALGEVLGYAIAAIFYEVHGGWRFMVGSSLVFSTIVLIGLFFLPESPRYLVFKGKFGEAFNVFARLRDLGDRHSKIEFVQMVQAAEAERELRLTQNKSKVWFELVTIPRNRRALVYGIVMITLGQLTGINAVMYYLSTLMGRIGFSTKNSVFMSLVGGGSLLIGTIPAILYMDKFGRRVWGYNLVGFFVGLVLVGVGYSIDIETNLAAAEGVYLTGLILYMGFFGSYACLTWVVPAESFSLGTRSQGMTICSALLYLWAFTVTYNFNRMKVAMTYTGLTIGFYGGIAFLGFFYQVLFMPETKGKTLEEIDEIFEKPSRQLIKENLSGLKRFWGR from the exons ATGCTGTCTGTTTCACTGGAAAATAATTCCGGTTTGTTTGGAACTGATGTATATGATGAGACCAAGGAAAACAAGCCCAAATATGAACACGAGGAAGGGTTGGAGTTTGGTTCAGACTTTGACTTTGACGGCGAGTTTGAAAAGTATGCCGCCATGGGTGCTGCTGAGAAGCAGTCGGGCGCTTGGATgaccaatttcaaaaacttAGAGTTCCCCCTTGGAGTATCCCCGTCGGTGTTGGTCCAGACGTTGGGTATATTTGCTGCATTCTGTGGTATTCTTTCTGGTGTCGACCAGTCGTTGATCTCGGGTGCCTCCATTGGTATGGACAAGTCCTTGCATTTTAACAGTCACGAAAACTCATTGGTATCGTCGCTCATGCCGTTGGGCGCAGTAGCTGGTTCTATTCTCCTCACGCCGTTGCAGAGGTTCGGGCGTAAGAAGGCGCTCATGGCCTCCTGTATCTTGTACAC TATTGGTGCAATTTTGTGTGCAGCCGCCCCCATTCCAAAAGAATTGGCTGATGGCACCTTCAACAACCATAGGTCCAGAGACGTCATGTATGCGGGAAGATTTATTTTGGGGATTGGTGTGGGTATCgaaggtggtggtgttggtgtGTACATTAGTGAGTCTGTGCCCAGTAACAAGCGTGGGAGTCTTGTTTCGCTCTATCAACTCAGTATTGCTCTTGGAGAGGTTTTGGGGTACGCCATTGCTGCTATCTTCTACGAGGTGCACGGAGGGTGGCGTTTCATGGTGGGTTCGTCGTTGGTGTTTTCTACGATTGTGTTGATTGgtcttttcttcttgccAGAGTCTCCGCGTTACTTGGTGTTCAAGGGGAAGTTTGGCGAAGCATTCAATGTGTTTGCTCGGTTGAGGGACTTGGGGGACAGACACAGCAAGATCGAGTTTGTGCAGATGGTCCAGGCTGCTGAGGCAGAAAGAGAGTTGCGTCTCACGCAGAACAAGAGCAAGGTGTGGTTTGAGTTGGTCACCATCCCCAGAAACCGCCGTGCCTTGGTGTATGGTATTGTGATGATCACCTTGGGTCAGTTGACGGGTATCAACGCTGTTATGTACTACTTGTCGACGTTGATGGGCAGAATCGGGTTCTCCACAAAGAACTCCGTGTTTATGTCCTTAGTTGGTGGCGGGTCGTTGCTTATTGGTACCATTCCAGCAATCTTGTACATGGACAAGTTTGGTCGTCGTGTGTGGGGGTACAACCTTGTTGGGTTCTTCGTTGGGTTGGTGTTGGTTGGTGTTGGATACTCGATTGACATTGAAACAAACTTGGCTGCTGCCGAAGGTGTCTATCTCACTGGTCTTATTTTGTACATGGGCTTTTTCGGGTCGTACGCCTGTTTGACATGGGTTGTGCCCGCCGAGTCGTTTTCGTTGGGGACCAGATCTCAAGGTATGACTATCTGTTCGGCATTGTTGTACTTGTGGGCGTTCACTGTCACATACAACTTCAACAGAATGAAGGTGGCCATGACATACACAGGGTTGACTATTGGGTTCTACGGTGGTATTGCGTTCCTCGGTTTCTTCTACCAGGTGTTGTTTATGCCAGAGACCAAGGGGAAGACTTTGGAAGAGATTGACGAGATATTCGAGAAGCCATCCAGACAGCTCATCAAGGAGAATCTTTCGGGGTTAAAGAGATTCTGGGGCCGTTGA